The genomic DNA TGGGACCGCGCTCGCAGCCGCGACCGCGAGGCGACCTACAACCTCAAGACAGTGGCCGAGCTGGACCGGCTCACCCCCGGCTTCTCCTGGACGCGCTTCCTCGACGCGGCCGGCGCCGCGAGCACGCCCGGGGTCGTGGTGTCGCAGCCGGACTACCTCCAGGCGCTGGACACCGTCCTGGCGCAGACGCCGCTCCCGGCGCTCCGCCAGTACCTCACCTTCAAGGTGCTGGACGCCGCCGCCCCGGTCCTCCCCAGCCGCTTCGCGAAGGCGCGCTTCGACTTCCGCGGGCGGGTCCTGTCCGGGCAGGAGGCCGAGCGTCCGCGCTGGACCTCCGCCGTGGCGACGGTCAACGGCACGCTCGGCGAGGTGGCGGGCCGCCTGTACGTGGAGAAGCACTTCACGCCCGCGCAGAAGACGCGCATGCAGGAGCTGGTGGACAACCTGGTCGCCGCGTACCGCGAGGGGATCGACCAGCTCGAGTGGATGAGCCCCGAGACCAAGGCCGAGGCGCAGGCGAAGCTGGCCCGCTTCAACGTCAAGATCGGCTACCCGGACGAGTGGCGCGACTACTCTGCCCTGGAGATCCGCCCCGACGACGTCGCGGGGAACCTGCGGCGCGCGAGCGAGTGGCGCTTCGCCGAGATGGTGGACCGGCTGGGCAAGCCCATCGACCGCGGCGCCTGGGCGATGACCCCGCAGACGGTGAACGCGTACTACAGCTCGACGATGAACGAGATCGTGTTCCCGGCCGCCATCCTGCAGCCGCCGTTCTTCAACCCCGACGCGGACGACGCGGTCAACTACGGGGCGATCGGCGCGGTGATCGGGCACGAGATCAGCCACGGCTTCGACGACCAGGGCTCCCGCTCCGACGGCGAGGGGAACCTCCGCAACTGGTTCACGGAGGCGGACCTGAACGAGTTCAAGCGGCGCGGGGACGTGCTGGTGGGGCAGTACAGCGGGTATGAGCCCATCCCCGGCACCCCCATCAACGGCCGGCTGACGCTCGGCGAGAACATCGGCGACCTGAGCGGCGTCGCCATGGCCTACAAGGCCTACCGCCGCTCGCTGAACGGCCGGGAGGCGCCCGTGATCGCCGGCTTCACCGGCGACCAGCGCTTCTTCCTGGGCTTCGCGCAGATCTGGCGCACCAAGGAGCGCGAGGCGACGCTCCGCCGGCTGCTCCTCAGCGACTCGCACTCGCCGGGCGAGTTCCGCACCAACGTGCCGCTGAAGAACATCCCGGAGTTCTACACCGCCTTCGGCGTCAAGGAGGGCGACGGCATGTACCTTCCCCCCCAGCAGCGCGTGAAGGTCTGGTAGGCTGAAGGTGCGGCGGCAGGCAACAGGCGGGGTCCGGAGCGGTCTGCTCCGGAC from Longimicrobiaceae bacterium includes the following:
- a CDS encoding M13 family metallopeptidase — its product is MTLSFYTRWLSGALGAVVLTACAAPGPQAPAAAAPAPRALALGIDTAGFDRSVRPQDDFFRFANGGWLKNTEIPADRGSFGSFTILREQSDSAVRALVERAAATPDRAPGSDLQKVGDLYLSYMDTVRIEALGIAPVQPQLRRIAALSDRGQLPELFAQLQREGVQTPFGFGVRQDPKNATRYIASVGQGGLGLPDRDYYLKSDASLQQTLAAYERYAETLFRLAGEPDPARAAKAVVALESRLAAKHWDRARSRDREATYNLKTVAELDRLTPGFSWTRFLDAAGAASTPGVVVSQPDYLQALDTVLAQTPLPALRQYLTFKVLDAAAPVLPSRFAKARFDFRGRVLSGQEAERPRWTSAVATVNGTLGEVAGRLYVEKHFTPAQKTRMQELVDNLVAAYREGIDQLEWMSPETKAEAQAKLARFNVKIGYPDEWRDYSALEIRPDDVAGNLRRASEWRFAEMVDRLGKPIDRGAWAMTPQTVNAYYSSTMNEIVFPAAILQPPFFNPDADDAVNYGAIGAVIGHEISHGFDDQGSRSDGEGNLRNWFTEADLNEFKRRGDVLVGQYSGYEPIPGTPINGRLTLGENIGDLSGVAMAYKAYRRSLNGREAPVIAGFTGDQRFFLGFAQIWRTKEREATLRRLLLSDSHSPGEFRTNVPLKNIPEFYTAFGVKEGDGMYLPPQQRVKVW